From the Agromyces laixinhei genome, the window CCGGAACCCGTCTCCGTCGGCCGTCAGCAGCGCGGTGCCCGAGCGGTCGGTTCGCACGACCGTCGTGCCCTCGGCGCGCAGCAGATCGAGAAGCCGATCGGTCGGGTGGCCGTAGCTGTTCTCGCTCCCGACGCCCACGACCCCCGCAGTCGCGCCGAGCTCGTCGTACAGGCGCTCGCTCTGGTCGGCCGACCCGTGGTGCGCGACCTTCACGAGATCGACCCGACCGATGTCGGCGGAGCGGAGCAGACGATCCTGCGCCCCTTCACCGAGGTCGCCGAGAAAGGCGCCGCGGTAGCGCGGCGTGGTGACGTCGAGCACGATGCTCGCGTCGTTGCCCGGCTCGGCGCCCGGCGTCGGCCAGAGCACGCGCCACCGGGCATCGCCGAACGTGCCGCCGAAGCCCGCCACGACCTCGACCGGTTCGGCGCCGGCCTCGACGAGCTGATGCAGGGCCCGAGCCGATCGATCGCCGTCGAGCGGCCCGTGGAGGACGGTGTCGACCCGGCCGGCGACCGCCGAGACTCCCCCGACGTGGTCGGCATCCCAATGCGTCAGCACGAGCAGGTCGATTCGAGCGATGCCGAGCAGGGTCAGGCAGCGAGACAGTGCGGCGGGCTCCGGACCGGTGTCGATGAGCGCCGTCGCCGCTCTCGTGCGCAGGAGGATCGCGTCACCCTGCCCCACGTCGCACGCGGCGACATCCCAGTCTGAAGGCCGAGTCGCTGCGCCGACGAGCGGCCGGCCTGCGAAGAGGCCGACCGGGACTGCGATCGCGACGAGCAGCACCGCAGCGGCGATACCGCGGAGCGGGCCGCGACGGCGTGAGCCGAGCGCGAGCCAGAGCGTGACGGCCGTGCACGCCGCGAGGAGCAGGGCGCCCGGGGCGTCGGGCAGCCACTCGAGACGCGACGCGGGCATCGCCGATGACGCCCGGGCAAGCAGCGCGATCCACGACGCCGGGAGCCACGCGAACTGCAGGCACGCGAAACCGACTGATGGCAGTACCGGGAGGAGCAGGCAGCCGATGAGTCCGACGACCGTGCCGACGGGCGCTGCCGGCGCCGCCAGCAGGTTCGCCGGCACTCCGTACAGGGCGATCGCCGGGTCGAGCAGCACGAGCACGGGCTGGCACGCGAGCTGGGCCGAGAGCGGAACGCCGATGAGGGCGGCGATCGGCACGGGCATCCACCGTGCCAGCGCTTCGGTGAGCGGCCGCGCGAGCAGCAACAGGCCGGCGGTCGCGAACACCGACAGCGCGAACCCGTAGTCGCGGGCATACCAGGGGTCGACCACGAGCAGCACGATGACGGCGACCGACAGTGCGGCGGCCGGCCCGCCCGGCCGGCCGGCCGCGACCGCCAGGAGTACGACGACGGCCATCGCCGCGGCTCGAACGACGCTCGGCTCGGGCGTGACGAGCACGACGAATCCCGCGAGGGCGGTGAACGCGATCGCCGCTCGCACGAGACGAGGCAATCCGAGCAGCGCGGCGAACGCGAAGGCCGCGGCCGTGACGATGGCGCAGTTCGCGCCGGAGACGGCGGTCAGATGGCTGAGCGACGACGCTTTCATCGCCGCGTCGAGGCTTTCGTCGACCGCGCTCGTGTCACCGATCGCGAGCCCGGGTACGAGCGCCCCGCCGTCACCGTCGAGCGAGCGCGCCGCCTCGGCGAAGCCCGTGCGCAGACCCACGGTCCAGGCGATCCACGGGGGCGGCCCGGCAATCGAGCCGACCTCGCCGGCAAGTCGGAGCCGGAAGGCCGCCCCCTCTTCGGCGGGCAGGGCCGTGACCCTCGCCGTGACCGCGACGCGAGCACCGAGTTGCAACTGCGAGGCCGGCAGCGACATCACCGCCGTCACCGGCACCGCGCGCACTGCAGCACCGTCGACGGAGATCGCCCGGCCCTCGACCCGAAGCGCCGGCGCCTCACCATCGGTGAACCAGCCCGCCCGCATCGCTCGGGGAGCGCCGGTGAGTTCGATCACGGCGCTCACGCTGCGGTGATTCTGTGCCGCGTCGGCGAGCCGAGAACCTTCGCGCGCGTCGAGCCCGAGGGCCGCGGCGCTCGTCACCAGTGCTCCGGCCGACAGTATGACGAGTCCCGTCGCCGAGAGCCGTACGATCGGCGCGGCGACGGCGCGCTCGCCCTTCGAGACGAATCGGCACCGCCCGCGCACGGCAGCAGCGACTGCGACGCCGGCTGCGAGGCCCGCCCCCGCCCAGAGGCCCCACGCGAGGCCCCAGGAGCTCTCAGCACCGCCGGGAATGCCGATGGCGCACCAACCGGCCACCCACGCGAAGGTCGCGGGCACGAGCAGTCGCACGTCGTGCACTTCAGGGCGCCACGAGTTGCTCGAGGCCCGCGAACACGGCGTCGCCGATGCCGGCCACGTCGAGCAACTGGTCGACGGAGGTGAACGGCCCGTTGGCTTCGCGCCAGTCGATGATCCGTTGGGCGAGCGCCGGGCCGATGCGCGGGAGCGTCTCGAGTTCGGTGATGCCCGCGGAGTTCAGATGCACGAGCCCGTCGGCACCGCCCGGCCCCGAGGCGACACCACCGGCCTCGGCGGGCGGTTGGGCCTGACCCGGTACCGGAACGACGAGCTGCTCGCCGTCGACGAGCGGGCGCGCGAGGTTCACGCCGGCGGGATCTGCCTCGGCCGTGAACCCGCCGGCCGCCGCGACCGCGTCGACCACCCGGGCGCGGTCGCGAGTTCGACGAGGCCCGGCGCGCGACCGCGCCGAGCACGTGCACGAGCACGGACGGTGACGCCGCTTGCGACGGCGGGTCGGTCGATGCATCCGCTCGCCCGGCGCCGGATGCCTCGATTCGTGCCTGCTCACCGCCGCCGCCCCCGCTGAACGACAGCAGAGCTGCGACCGCCACTGCCATCACGAACAGCACGACGGCCGCACCGACCGCAACCCGCACCCGCGGGCCGGCTCGGCGCGCCGACGGGTCGAGTGCCGCGAGCGGGTCGACGGCGTCGCGTGCGGGCATGCTGGCACGCTAGATCGACCGGCATCACTCGAGGCGAAGTCTGACGCGCCCAGTGAAACCGGCGTGACATCCGCACCCTGTCGAGGAGGAGTCGCTCAGCGCGTGTCGTCGGCCAGGATCCGGTTCATGACGGCGACGGCCTCGGCCACCAACGCCACCCGTTCCGCGAGCGGCGCGTCGGCGCGGGCACAACCGACCTTCACGCCGGCCCACTCGAGCCGGCCCGCAGCCGTCACGACGTCGGCGACGGCCCGCTCGGTCATCAGCGAACTCGTCGTGCCATGCAGGATCTGCGGCGACGGAGCGAACGGCAGGTGCGCATCGATCCAGGCGGGCCCGAACTCGGTGTCGGTATCGGCCACGCCCGAAGCGATGAACCCCTTCAGAAGCCCGCGTCCGGCCGCCAGACGCGCGTGCTCCACCGCCGTATCGGTCGTGCGCCCCTCGATGACCGAGCGTCCCCAGTTGAGCGAGACACCGATGTCGGCACCCGAGCGCTCGATCGCGTCGAGCTCGTCTGCCAGATCGAGGAAGCCCTTCTCCGGCGCCCGGCCTTCCCGCCATGCGTCGCAATGCTCGAGCACGAGCTCGACGTCGCCCCAGTTCCACGCGGCGATCTCGTCGAGAGACCGGGCGAGCGCATCGGCGCTGCCCCGCGCACCCCTCGGCGCGCTGTGCAGCTCGACGACACCCACGACCGGTCGGGCCTGCGCATGGTCGAACGCGCGCACGCCGTCGAGCAGCCGACGGACCTCGGCGACGGCGGCCTGGCGACCGCCGGCCTCGACGGACGCGAGACCGTACTCCGGTGCCGTCGCGATCCGGCCCATCGTGAACGGGATGTCGGTCACGACGGCCCGGAGCGCCGCAGGGAACCGGCGATGAAGCCAGCCGTCATCGTGCGGATGGATGCTGCCCGACCACGGCAGCTCCAGCGCCCCGACACCGGCTGTCGCGGCCAACGCCTCGAAGAACTCGGACTCGACGACCGGATCCCATGAGCGGTGCGCGGGCGACGCCGCATACGCCCCGACGACGAGGCCGGCGAATCGGCCTGATGCCGGTTCCGCCTCGGTGCCCGGGTCACTCACGGTCGATCAGGCCTTCGTCGCGATGTTCACGAGGCGCGGAGCGCGGACGATCACGTTCACGACCTCGCGCTCACCGACGGCGCGGGCGACCGCCGCCGAGGCACGCGCCATCGCCTCGAGCTCGGCGCCCGAGACCTTTGGCGACACTTCGAGGCGATCGCGCACCTTTCCGTCGACCTGTACGACGGCCGTCACCGACTCCTCGACGAGGAGCGCGGGATCGGCCTTGCGCCACGGCACGAGCGCGACGGACGGCTCATAGCCGAGTCGCTGCCACATGTCTTCCGCGGCGAACGGTGCGAAGAGGTCGAGGATCATCGCAGTGACCTCCGATGCCTCGCGCACCGCGGCATCGCCGGCACCCGCGCCGGAGTCGATCGTCTTGCGCGTCGCGTTGACGAGTTCCATGAGCCGTGCAACCACGACGTTGAACTTGAACGCCTCGACGAGCGCCGGAGCATCCGCCAGCAGTCGATGCGTGATGCGGCGCAAGGCGATGTCGCCCGTCTTCCATTCGACATCGGGGGTCGAGGTGACCTCGCCCGAGATGCGCCAGGCACGCGCCAGGAACTTCGCGGAACCGACCGGCGAGACATCCGCCCAGTCGATGTCGTCTTCCGGCGGACCGGCGAACGCGAGCGTGACCCGCAGTGCATCGGCGCCGTGGGCCGCGAGCTCGCTCGCGAACTCGACGAGATTGCCCTTCGACTTCGACATCTTCGCGCCGTTCAGGATCACCATGCCCTGGTTCAGGAGCGAGGTGAACGGTTCGGTGAAACTCAGGTACCCGAGATCGAAGAGCACCTTCGTGATGAACCGCGAATAGAGCAGGTGCAGGATCGCGTGCTCGACCCCGCCGACGTACTGGTCGACGGGCAGCCACTTCTCGGCCTCGGCCGGATCGAACGCGCGCTCGTCGTTGTTCGGGTCGAGGTAGCGCAGGTAGTACCACGAACTGTCGACGAACGTGTCCATCGTGTCGGAGTCGCGCTGGGCGGCACCGCCGCAGTTCGGGCAGTCGACGTTGACCCACTCCTCGGCTGCTCCGAGCGGGCTCTTGCCCTTCGGCTTCAGGTCGAGCCCCGCGGCATCGGGCAGTCGCACCGGCAGTTCGGCCTCGGGAACCGGCACCTCACCGCACGTCGGGCAGTGGATGATCGGGATCGGCGTGCCCCAGTAGCGCTGACGGGAGATCAGCCAGTCGCGCAGGCGGTAGTTCTTCGACGAACGGCCGAGGCCGCGCTCGGCGAGGATCTCGGTCACCCGGCGGATCGCGTTGGACTTGGAGAGCCCGTCGAGCGGACCCGAGTTCATGAGCCGGCCCTCGCCCGCGAGCGCGATGCCGGTCGACGCGGGGTCTTCGACGGGCAGGTCGTCGGGCAGCACCGGGTCGCCGTTCTCGTCGAGCGGGATGACGGGGATGACGCCGGTGACCGGGGCATTCGTGTCGACGACGACCCGCACCGGCAGGTCGAAGGCCCGAGCGAAGTCGAGGTCGCGCTGGTCGTGTGCCGGTACGGCCATGATCGCGCCGTGCCCGTAGTCGGCGAGCACGTAGTCGGCGGCCCAGATCGGCAGCCGCTCGCCGTTGACCGGGTTGATCGCGTAGCGCTCGAGGAAGACGCCCGTCTTCGGCCGGTCGGTCGAGAGCCGGTCGATGTCGCTCTCGGCACGGACCGAGTCGAGGTAGTCCTGGAAGCGTGCGCCCACCTCGGCCGAGGCTCCGCCCGCGAGCTCTGCCGCGAGCTCGGAGTCGGGCGCGACGACCATGAACGTCGTGCCGAAGAGGGTGTCGGGGCGAGTCGTGAAGACCGGGATGCGCTCTTCGCGCCCCTCGATCTCGAACTCCACGTCGGCGCCGGACGAGCGGCCGATCCAGTTGCGCTGCATCGACAGCACCTTCGCCGGCCAGGCGCCCTCGAGCTGGTTGAGGTCGTCGAGCAGCCGGTCGGCGTAGTCGGTGACCCGGAAGTACCACTGCGTGAGGGCCTTCTTCGTGACGACCGCGCCGCAGCGCTCGCAGTGGCCGTCGACGACCTGCTCGTTGGCGAGCACGGTCTGGTCGTTCGGACACCAGTTGACCTGGCCCGCCTTGCGGTACGCGATGCCCTGCTCGTAGAGCTTCAGGAAGAGCCACTGGTTCCACTTGTAGTACTCGGGGTCGCTCGTGTGCAGCTCCCGCGACCAGTCGAACGACGGCGCATATTGCCGGAAGGCGCGCTTCTGCTGCTCGATGTTCTCGTAGGTCCACGCGCGCGGGTCGACGCCGCGCTTGATGGCGGCGTTCTCGGCAGGCAGGCCGAAGGAGTCCCAGCCGACGGGGTGCAGCACATCGAACCCCTGGTGACGCCAGTACCTCGCGACGGTGTCGCCGTAGCCGAACGCCTCGGCGTGACCCATGTGCAGGTCGCCGGAGGGGTAGGAGAACATGTCGAGCACGTACTTGCGCGGCCGCGTGTCGCCGGCGCGACCTGCACGGAAGGGTTCGGACTCGTCCCACACGGGAAGCCACTTCGCCTGGATGGCGGCGAAGTCGTACGCGCCGGCATCGGCGTGCGCTGGGTCCTGGTCGTGTGCCACGTGACTCTCAATCGTGTGTCGCTCGGGGAGGGGTTTCGGGCACGCCGGATCGCGGCGTACTCGGACATCAAGACTACTCACTCCGAGTCGCGGCCCGCGCCGAGAACTGCGAGCAGTGCGCGTGCCTTGACGCGGGTCTCCTCGATCTCCTCGGCTGCGACCGAGAGCGCGGTGATGCCGCCGCCGGTGCCGATCGAGGCACCTCGCGGGGTGAGCACGATCGAGCGGATCACCATGGCCAGATCGGCGCTGCCGTCGACGCCGAGGTACCCGAACGCACCGGAGTAGACACCCCGGGGCCCCTGCTCGAGCTCGTGCAGGATCGTCATGGCGCTGCGCTTCGGAGCCCCGGTCATGGAGCCGGCAGGGAACGCCGACTCCACGACATCGAGCGCGGTGAGCGGATGCCGCAGCCGCGCGGTCACCGTCGAGACGAGTTGGTGCACGTGCGCGTACTGCTCGACCTCGAGCAACCACGGCACCTCGACCGTGCCGAGCTCGGCGATGCGGCCGAGATCGTTGCGCATCAGATCGACGATCATGAGATTCTCCGCGCGCTCCTTCTCGCTCTCGACGAGCTCGCGGCGGAGCGCCTCGTCGGCGACGGGATCGCCGCTTCGCGGCCGAGTGCCCTTCATCGGCTTCGTCGTGACGAACCCGCCGGAGTCGACGCGGAGGAACTGCTCGGGCGAAGCGCTGAGCAGCGCGACGTCGCCGAAACGCACGTAACCGCCGTGATGGCTCGGGCTCGAGGCCCGCAGCGCCAGGTAGGCGGTGGCGGGGTCGGGGTGCACGTCGACGTCGATCCGGTTCGTGAGACAGAGCTGGTAGGCGTCGCCGCGCACGATCGCAGCCTGGCACTCCGCGATGAGCCCCGTGTACCGCTCCGGGTCGTGGCGCCAACGTGCCGATCCGACGGCTCGACGCGCGTCTGCGGTCACCTGCGCGGCCGAGTCCCCCGGCACGGATGACGCGTCGAGCCCGTCGACGGCACGGGCGAGTTCCTCGTCCCAGCCGGCGACGGGCGCAGCTGCGTCCTCGACATCGTCGCCGTCGCCGTCGCCGTCGACCAGCCAGACGAGCCGCATCGAACGCGCGCCGTGATCGAACACGAGCGCCCGGTCGATGAACAGGAACGCGGCATCCGGAGTCTCGGCCTCGGCGATCGCCACCTCGTTCAGCTGCGCTCCGAGCTCGTAGCCGAACCAGCCGAACCAGCCGAGGGGCAGGGGGCAGTCGGCGAATGCGTCGGCCTCGTCGAGTGCGCTCGCGCCCGCGACCGGTCGACCTTCGCCGAGCACCCTGCCGAGCACCTCGAAGATCGATCCCGAGGTCGTGACCGGGGCCCGCACGGCCCCGTCGGCGAGAGGCAGCGACCGGGTCACGGTGCCCCGGAGCGCGTCGGCCGTCACGAACTCGGAGCCCGGGTTCGCGACCGCGAGCACGCTCGCGCCCGACGAGGCGTCTGCGCCGCCGTCGAGCCATACGACGTGCGTCGACTCGGCGTACAGCGCGGTGAAGACCGCGTCGGGTTCGCGCCACCCCGGCAGAGTGCGGTGGCGGAGGCGACGCGGCATCCCCTCAGCCTAATCAGGGCTGTGCGCCGCCCGGAACGCCGGCAGACGGGAACGCCGGCAGACGGCCGTGTTCGATCGTCACCACGCGATCGACGAGTGACCGGTCGACCGGAGCATGCGAGATGAGCACCACACTGCAGCCGGTGCGAGTCGCGGCGTCGGTCAGATCGCGCAGCAGTGCGTCGGCATGCGCGGGGTCGACGCTCGCCGTCGGTTCGTCGAGCACGAGCACCGGAAAGCGGGCGAGCATCGCGCGGGCCAGTGCGATGCGCTGCGCCTGCCCACCCGAGACGAGGGCGCCGCGCTCGCCCACCTTCGCGCCCAGTCCGCCGCGCTCATCGACCCAGTCGCGCAGGCCCACCCGGCCCAGCACCTCGAGCAGTTCGTCGTCGCTCGCCGTGTCGCGCGCGAAGATGAGGTTCTGGCGGACATCTTCGTCGAAGAGCCACGGTCGCTGCTCGACGAGGCCCACGAGGCCGCGCACCTCGGCAGGATCGAGTGTCGAGGCTTCCACGCCGCCGAGCCGGTACGAGCCCGCGTAGTCGAGGAACCGAACCAGCACGTGGGCGAGCGTGGTCTTGCCCGCGCCGGATCCACCGCGGACGAGCAGGCGTTCGCCGGGTGCGATCGTGAGGTCGACGCGGTCCAGCGCTGCTCCCGTGCCGTCCGCGGTGACGCCTCCGGCGCCATCGGCGGCCGTCGGCGGCCAGCTCGCACGCACCCCGCGCAGCTCGATCATCGGCGGCCGATCGGACGCCGGCGGCGCGGCCGGCGCCACCGGCGCCAGGGGGATGCCGGCCGGCACCGTGTCGGGCACGGCGCTCGCGACTCGCGTGGCGCTCGCCCGCGCGAGTCGGAGCGACGATGCGGCGAGCGGCACGGCCGTCGCGACCTCTGCGATCGCGAGCGGCACGAGGCAGAGCATGGCGAAGGTCGGGCCGTCGATGCGGCCGTCGTGCAGAAGCGGCACCGCCGCCGCGAGGCTCGCGGCCACGGCGAAGCCGCCGATCGTGCTCATCGCCGCTGCCGCGACGCCCGTGGCTGCCGCGCGCGTGCGCGTCGCTCGCGCATACCGATCACCGAGTTCGTCGATGCGCCGACGACCGACTGCCGCGGCATCGAAGGCCACGAGCACGTCGAGCGTCTGCACGTACTCGACGACCGCCGCCTGCAGTTCGCCGCGAAGCGGCGCCGTCGTGCGCTCGGCCCGGGCGAGCGCACGCTGCTGCACGAGAAGCGCGCCGCCGATGCCCACGACGAGGCAGACGAGCACCGCGAGCGCCGACTGCGGTGCGATGAACCCGATGCCGACGACGGCGGCCGCGAGCACGATCGCCGCGCTCACGAGCGGCTGCACCGCCCGCAACGGCACGTTCTGCAGCTCGTCGACATCGCTCACGAATCGATCGAGCAGATCGCCTCGTCGCACGGACGCGATGCCGTCGGGGGCGACCGGCAGCATGCGCTCGAACACGTCCGAGCGGATCGCAGCGAGCTGCCTGAACGAGGCGTCGTGGCCGCTCAGTCGCTCGAGGTAGCGGAACACCGAGCGGCCGAGCGCGAACGCACGAACACCCACGATCGCCATCGAGAGGTACAGCACGGGGGGCTGCTCATCCGCACGCGCGATCAACCAGGCCGAACAGGCGAGCAGGACGACGCTCGATCCGGCCGAACCGATGCCGAACAGCACAGCAGGGGCGAACCGGCGCCAGTTCGGAATGGCACGGCGCAGGATGTCACGGGCCGGATCAGACACGGGCCGCCTCCAACTCGATCACGCGGTCGGCGTCGTCGGCGAGTGCCGCGCGATGGGTCGACACGACGACGATCCGTCCCTCCGCGACGAGCTCGAGGAGCGCGCTGCCGAGCTCGGACTCGCGGCCGGCGTCCTGCGCAGAACTCGGCTCGTCGAGGAGCAGCAGCGGGGCGTCGCGAGCGAGCAGGCGATGGATCGCCCGAGCGGTCGCGACACGCTGCGCCTGACCGCCCGAGAGCCCGGAACCACCCGGTCCGAGCCGCAACTCGGGATCGAGGTCGACGCCCGCGAGCCGGCAGGCGCGAGTGCAGAGCGCGGGGTCGGCGTGCTCGTCGCCGAGCCTGACGTTCGAGGCGATCGTGCCGGCGAGCAGTGCCGTCGTCTGGCCCGACCACGCGATCTGCGACCGGCTGCTCGCGCCCTCACCGGTGCGTGCACCGAGCCTTCCCCCATCGAGTCGGGCCTCCCCCTCGAACACCGCGAAGCCGAGCAGCGCGGAGAACAGGCTCGACTTGCCCGAGCCGCTCGCCCCGATCACCGCGACGAGCTCGCCCCGATGCGCCTCGAGATCGAAGCCGTCGAGCACGACCCGGTCACCGCGCAGGACCCGGATGCCGCGGAGCCGCAGCCCCTCACCGACATCCGCGATCTCGTCGGTTCCGTCGGTCTCGCCGATGTCATCGCATACCGGTGCCCGGCCCTCCCGCTCGCTCGCGTCGAGCAGGTCGAACGCGTCGACCGACGC encodes:
- a CDS encoding ComEC/Rec2 family competence protein yields the protein MHDVRLLVPATFAWVAGWCAIGIPGGAESSWGLAWGLWAGAGLAAGVAVAAAVRGRCRFVSKGERAVAAPIVRLSATGLVILSAGALVTSAAALGLDAREGSRLADAAQNHRSVSAVIELTGAPRAMRAGWFTDGEAPALRVEGRAISVDGAAVRAVPVTAVMSLPASQLQLGARVAVTARVTALPAEEGAAFRLRLAGEVGSIAGPPPWIAWTVGLRTGFAEAARSLDGDGGALVPGLAIGDTSAVDESLDAAMKASSLSHLTAVSGANCAIVTAAAFAFAALLGLPRLVRAAIAFTALAGFVVLVTPEPSVVRAAAMAVVVLLAVAAGRPGGPAAALSVAVIVLLVVDPWYARDYGFALSVFATAGLLLLARPLTEALARWMPVPIAALIGVPLSAQLACQPVLVLLDPAIALYGVPANLLAAPAAPVGTVVGLIGCLLLPVLPSVGFACLQFAWLPASWIALLARASSAMPASRLEWLPDAPGALLLAACTAVTLWLALGSRRRGPLRGIAAAVLLVAIAVPVGLFAGRPLVGAATRPSDWDVAACDVGQGDAILLRTRAATALIDTGPEPAALSRCLTLLGIARIDLLVLTHWDADHVGGVSAVAGRVDTVLHGPLDGDRSARALHQLVEAGAEPVEVVAGFGGTFGDARWRVLWPTPGAEPGNDASIVLDVTTPRYRGAFLGDLGEGAQDRLLRSADIGRVDLVKVAHHGSADQSERLYDELGATAGVVGVGSENSYGHPTDRLLDLLRAEGTTVVRTDRSGTALLTADGDGFRVWSERGNAGAGVAGGP
- a CDS encoding ComEA family DNA-binding protein, with amino-acid sequence MVDAVAAAGGFTAEADPAGVNLARPLVDGEQLVVPVPGQAQPPAEAGGVASGPGGADGLVHLNSAGITELETLPRIGPALAQRIIDWREANGPFTSVDQLLDVAGIGDAVFAGLEQLVAP
- a CDS encoding DUF4862 family protein, whose amino-acid sequence is MSDPGTEAEPASGRFAGLVVGAYAASPAHRSWDPVVESEFFEALAATAGVGALELPWSGSIHPHDDGWLHRRFPAALRAVVTDIPFTMGRIATAPEYGLASVEAGGRQAAVAEVRRLLDGVRAFDHAQARPVVGVVELHSAPRGARGSADALARSLDEIAAWNWGDVELVLEHCDAWREGRAPEKGFLDLADELDAIERSGADIGVSLNWGRSVIEGRTTDTAVEHARLAAGRGLLKGFIASGVADTDTEFGPAWIDAHLPFAPSPQILHGTTSSLMTERAVADVVTAAGRLEWAGVKVGCARADAPLAERVALVAEAVAVMNRILADDTR
- the leuS gene encoding leucine--tRNA ligase; translation: MAHDQDPAHADAGAYDFAAIQAKWLPVWDESEPFRAGRAGDTRPRKYVLDMFSYPSGDLHMGHAEAFGYGDTVARYWRHQGFDVLHPVGWDSFGLPAENAAIKRGVDPRAWTYENIEQQKRAFRQYAPSFDWSRELHTSDPEYYKWNQWLFLKLYEQGIAYRKAGQVNWCPNDQTVLANEQVVDGHCERCGAVVTKKALTQWYFRVTDYADRLLDDLNQLEGAWPAKVLSMQRNWIGRSSGADVEFEIEGREERIPVFTTRPDTLFGTTFMVVAPDSELAAELAGGASAEVGARFQDYLDSVRAESDIDRLSTDRPKTGVFLERYAINPVNGERLPIWAADYVLADYGHGAIMAVPAHDQRDLDFARAFDLPVRVVVDTNAPVTGVIPVIPLDENGDPVLPDDLPVEDPASTGIALAGEGRLMNSGPLDGLSKSNAIRRVTEILAERGLGRSSKNYRLRDWLISRQRYWGTPIPIIHCPTCGEVPVPEAELPVRLPDAAGLDLKPKGKSPLGAAEEWVNVDCPNCGGAAQRDSDTMDTFVDSSWYYLRYLDPNNDERAFDPAEAEKWLPVDQYVGGVEHAILHLLYSRFITKVLFDLGYLSFTEPFTSLLNQGMVILNGAKMSKSKGNLVEFASELAAHGADALRVTLAFAGPPEDDIDWADVSPVGSAKFLARAWRISGEVTSTPDVEWKTGDIALRRITHRLLADAPALVEAFKFNVVVARLMELVNATRKTIDSGAGAGDAAVREASEVTAMILDLFAPFAAEDMWQRLGYEPSVALVPWRKADPALLVEESVTAVVQVDGKVRDRLEVSPKVSGAELEAMARASAAVARAVGEREVVNVIVRAPRLVNIATKA
- a CDS encoding anthranilate synthase component I family protein; translated protein: MPRRLRHRTLPGWREPDAVFTALYAESTHVVWLDGGADASSGASVLAVANPGSEFVTADALRGTVTRSLPLADGAVRAPVTTSGSIFEVLGRVLGEGRPVAGASALDEADAFADCPLPLGWFGWFGYELGAQLNEVAIAEAETPDAAFLFIDRALVFDHGARSMRLVWLVDGDGDGDDVEDAAAPVAGWDEELARAVDGLDASSVPGDSAAQVTADARRAVGSARWRHDPERYTGLIAECQAAIVRGDAYQLCLTNRIDVDVHPDPATAYLALRASSPSHHGGYVRFGDVALLSASPEQFLRVDSGGFVTTKPMKGTRPRSGDPVADEALRRELVESEKERAENLMIVDLMRNDLGRIAELGTVEVPWLLEVEQYAHVHQLVSTVTARLRHPLTALDVVESAFPAGSMTGAPKRSAMTILHELEQGPRGVYSGAFGYLGVDGSADLAMVIRSIVLTPRGASIGTGGGITALSVAAEEIEETRVKARALLAVLGAGRDSE
- the cydC gene encoding thiol reductant ABC exporter subunit CydC, translating into MSDPARDILRRAIPNWRRFAPAVLFGIGSAGSSVVLLACSAWLIARADEQPPVLYLSMAIVGVRAFALGRSVFRYLERLSGHDASFRQLAAIRSDVFERMLPVAPDGIASVRRGDLLDRFVSDVDELQNVPLRAVQPLVSAAIVLAAAVVGIGFIAPQSALAVLVCLVVGIGGALLVQQRALARAERTTAPLRGELQAAVVEYVQTLDVLVAFDAAAVGRRRIDELGDRYARATRTRAAATGVAAAAMSTIGGFAVAASLAAAVPLLHDGRIDGPTFAMLCLVPLAIAEVATAVPLAASSLRLARASATRVASAVPDTVPAGIPLAPVAPAAPPASDRPPMIELRGVRASWPPTAADGAGGVTADGTGAALDRVDLTIAPGERLLVRGGSGAGKTTLAHVLVRFLDYAGSYRLGGVEASTLDPAEVRGLVGLVEQRPWLFDEDVRQNLIFARDTASDDELLEVLGRVGLRDWVDERGGLGAKVGERGALVSGGQAQRIALARAMLARFPVLVLDEPTASVDPAHADALLRDLTDAATRTGCSVVLISHAPVDRSLVDRVVTIEHGRLPAFPSAGVPGGAQP